In a genomic window of Candidatus Margulisiibacteriota bacterium:
- a CDS encoding ABC transporter ATP-binding protein translates to MEITGRSVETLKYFMAKKWKVLTVVAILSFFAAFFESLSAVAIYPVLLVIMPASAVEGGSNKYVDAAIAWATAHSSLTPLYVTIIFLLAVTIIKIALNYGNSLLAWVVANNIFQETQIKMMSALLTADYQFLVNTEKGDLAFRLLTAPGYVSKVVNTIPLMLVELLKILMMMAVLFVVSPLITGILLVTSYVYYLITKSVAQNVSYGTGSGRAISASNQTIHAMNALKGIKSIRLHGAVGHWVELFSKEVRKFYQYALKDTLIGSIPSSLLELVYISFLCVMVLYYSGTKGGIIGSIPMLGVFAYSLLKIMPSLKQLSTYGMTLMGMLPNAEAAYIAIQEAEQRKPFDGIERLDKFSTSIDLKDLTFSYVNSKKPAVKSLNCSIARGEFIGIIGPSGSGKTTLLDLLAGLLSPTAGKILVEGKDLQSYSARSLSEHIGYVGQETFLFNDTIRANILFGRKEFDDGAIKKALAKADMLEFTESLPGGLDYILADDGMKISGGQRQRISIARAVLRDPEILFLDEATSALDHQTEENVMQTVLRLVRKEGKTVIFVTHRKSAIKDADRIIELRDGQIIEAVNPETIGELIKSES, encoded by the coding sequence TTGGAAATCACCGGCAGATCGGTAGAGACCCTAAAATATTTCATGGCCAAGAAATGGAAAGTGTTGACGGTTGTCGCAATCCTGAGCTTTTTTGCCGCTTTTTTTGAGAGTCTTTCGGCCGTCGCGATCTATCCGGTCTTGTTGGTCATTATGCCGGCTTCTGCGGTGGAGGGGGGGAGCAATAAATATGTGGATGCCGCGATAGCTTGGGCGACCGCCCATTCTTCCTTAACCCCCTTATACGTAACGATCATTTTTCTCTTGGCCGTGACCATTATTAAAATCGCCTTAAATTACGGCAATTCATTGTTGGCCTGGGTTGTGGCCAATAATATCTTCCAAGAAACACAGATCAAGATGATGTCCGCTTTGCTGACAGCCGATTATCAGTTTTTGGTGAACACCGAAAAGGGTGATCTGGCTTTCCGTCTTTTAACCGCCCCTGGCTACGTCAGCAAAGTTGTTAACACAATACCCCTGATGCTCGTGGAATTATTAAAAATACTTATGATGATGGCTGTTCTTTTCGTGGTTTCCCCGCTGATTACGGGCATCTTATTGGTCACTTCTTACGTTTATTATTTGATCACAAAAAGTGTCGCGCAAAATGTCTCCTATGGCACCGGCAGCGGCCGGGCGATCAGCGCTTCGAACCAAACGATCCACGCCATGAACGCCTTAAAAGGGATCAAAAGCATCAGATTGCACGGCGCCGTTGGGCATTGGGTGGAATTGTTCAGCAAAGAGGTCAGGAAATTTTATCAATACGCGCTAAAAGATACACTGATCGGCAGCATTCCCAGCAGCCTGCTGGAGTTGGTTTACATTTCTTTTTTGTGCGTCATGGTCCTATATTATTCCGGCACTAAGGGCGGGATCATCGGCAGTATTCCGATGTTGGGCGTTTTTGCTTATTCTCTTTTAAAGATCATGCCTTCTTTAAAGCAATTGAGCACATACGGCATGACCTTGATGGGGATGCTGCCGAACGCGGAGGCGGCTTATATTGCGATCCAGGAAGCGGAGCAAAGGAAGCCTTTTGATGGGATCGAGCGGCTGGACAAATTTTCAACCAGCATTGATTTGAAAGATCTGACTTTCTCTTACGTTAATTCCAAGAAACCCGCGGTTAAAAGCCTTAATTGTTCTATCGCGCGCGGAGAATTTATCGGGATAATCGGCCCTTCAGGTTCCGGCAAGACCACTTTACTTGATCTGCTGGCCGGCTTATTAAGCCCTACCGCCGGTAAGATCTTGGTGGAAGGGAAAGATCTCCAGTCATATTCGGCCCGCTCCCTTAGCGAACATATCGGCTACGTCGGGCAGGAGACTTTCTTGTTCAACGACACGATCCGCGCCAACATTCTTTTTGGCCGGAAAGAATTTGACGACGGGGCGATCAAAAAAGCGCTGGCCAAGGCGGACATGCTGGAGTTTACCGAATCCCTGCCGGGCGGCCTGGATTATATCCTGGCGGACGACGGGATGAAGATCTCCGGCGGCCAGCGACAGCGGATCAGCATCGCCCGGGCGGTTCTGCGCGATCCCGAAATCTTGTTTTTGGACGAAGCGACCAGCGCGCTCGATCACCAGACGGAAGAAAATGTCATGCAGACGGTTTTGCGGCTGGTCCGGAAAGAGGGGAAGACGGTCATTTTTGTCACCCACCGGAAAAGCGCGATTAAGGACGCGGACCGCATTATCGAGCTGCGGGACGGCCAAATAATCGAGGCGGTGAACCCCGAGACGATCGGAGAACTGATCAAAAGTGAAAGCTAA
- a CDS encoding glycosyltransferase family 2 protein, producing MNNKNISIIIRSYNEEKWIGACLQAVFKQDYQDFEVILVDNKSSDQTVKKAQAFPVKIVSIDDFLPGKAINIGIKNSSGNYIVCLSAHCIPVDSRWLGNLLRNFSDDTVAGVYGRQEPMSFTPDTDKRDLITVFGLDKKVQLKDSFFHNANSMIRRDIWEKIPFDEKISNIEDRLWARDILKAGYKIIYEPEASVYHWHGIHQNQNKERCTNVVKIIENLNGEDGRRFNHLQLKDLNIVALVPVKGESFSLGGRPLLEYTVNSAKESQFVKQTIVYTDSEEHADLAKKLGASVPFMRDSSLSAEHVGLESVFQHAVMAMENKGIMADIIVTLEVTFPFRPKGFLDQLIMRLVKEGLDSVVAARTEFGSCWVKEADGLKQVDAGFVPRKFKEPVYISIKGLACATHPLFLREGRLLGEKVGIVEVNDPYAPLEVRDEAGLRLAEQLVKNWSERKNQ from the coding sequence ATGAACAACAAAAATATTTCGATAATTATCCGTTCCTATAACGAGGAAAAATGGATCGGCGCCTGCCTGCAGGCGGTCTTCAAGCAGGATTATCAGGACTTCGAGGTGATCCTGGTCGACAATAAGAGCAGTGATCAGACCGTTAAAAAAGCCCAGGCCTTCCCGGTCAAAATCGTCTCGATCGACGACTTCCTGCCGGGCAAGGCGATCAATATCGGGATAAAAAATTCGAGCGGCAACTATATCGTCTGCCTCTCCGCCCATTGCATCCCGGTCGACAGCCGCTGGCTGGGGAACCTCCTCCGCAACTTTAGCGACGATACAGTGGCCGGAGTTTACGGGCGGCAGGAGCCGATGTCTTTTACCCCAGACACCGATAAGCGCGACCTGATAACGGTTTTCGGTCTGGACAAGAAGGTTCAGCTCAAAGACAGTTTTTTCCACAACGCTAACAGCATGATCCGCCGGGATATCTGGGAAAAAATACCGTTCGATGAGAAGATTTCCAATATTGAAGATCGGCTTTGGGCGAGGGATATCCTCAAAGCCGGCTATAAGATCATCTATGAGCCGGAAGCGAGTGTCTATCATTGGCATGGGATCCACCAGAACCAGAACAAAGAACGTTGTACCAACGTGGTCAAGATCATCGAGAATCTAAATGGCGAGGATGGCCGCCGCTTCAATCACCTGCAACTCAAAGACCTTAATATTGTTGCCTTGGTCCCGGTCAAAGGTGAAAGTTTTTCACTGGGAGGCCGGCCATTGCTGGAATACACGGTTAACAGCGCTAAAGAGTCCCAATTTGTCAAACAGACAATCGTGTACACCGATTCAGAAGAACACGCCGACCTGGCGAAGAAATTAGGCGCCAGCGTCCCCTTTATGAGGGACAGCTCCCTCTCCGCGGAGCATGTGGGCCTCGAAAGCGTTTTTCAACACGCGGTCATGGCCATGGAGAACAAGGGGATAATGGCGGATATTATTGTCACCTTAGAGGTCACTTTCCCTTTCCGTCCCAAAGGGTTTCTTGACCAGTTGATCATGCGGTTGGTTAAAGAGGGGTTGGACAGCGTGGTCGCGGCCAGAACGGAATTTGGTTCCTGTTGGGTCAAGGAAGCTGATGGTTTGAAGCAGGTTGATGCCGGTTTTGTTCCGAGAAAATTCAAGGAGCCCGTCTATATCAGCATCAAAGGTCTGGCCTGCGCGACCCATCCGCTGTTTTTAAGAGAAGGGCGGCTCCTGGGAGAAAAGGTCGGTATTGTTGAAGTCAATGACCCCTATGCTCCGCTCGAGGTCCGGGATGAGGCAGGGTTGCGGTTGGCCGAACAGTTGGTAAAAAATTGGTCGGAAAGGAAAAACCAATGA
- a CDS encoding Ldh family oxidoreductase, which translates to MKERLVPDKKIKELFLSILAKENVRADVAGFLVEGIVQASLRGVDSHGIRLFPHYLQGFIHGRLNREPKYDFKLTAPSTGKLDGDHAPGHAAGAEGMLKAIGIARTNGIGAVAVHNSSHFGAAAYYAHLAAREEMIGLSFTHATAHVLPYGGLRPFLGNNPICLVAPCEGEEPFCLDMATTVTNFNKVQQYKEQGKQMPPGWGVDENGDETTDPNKLSSLLPIGGYKGFGLSMMVEILCGLLTGAPYGQNVSRMFGTPLSDKRRLGHFFMAIRIDAFEEPKVFKKRLKTMMDELRREPAKDKNFPVMAPGDPEKRCFAERSLKGIPVPEILAKELITLAEKHQLTSFD; encoded by the coding sequence ATGAAAGAAAGACTGGTTCCCGATAAAAAAATTAAAGAATTGTTTTTGAGCATTTTAGCGAAAGAAAATGTCCGGGCTGATGTTGCCGGGTTTTTAGTTGAAGGGATAGTCCAGGCTTCCTTGCGGGGGGTCGATTCTCATGGGATCAGATTGTTCCCTCATTATCTGCAAGGCTTTATCCACGGCCGGTTGAACAGAGAGCCGAAATATGATTTTAAACTGACCGCCCCTTCAACCGGCAAACTTGACGGCGATCATGCCCCCGGCCACGCGGCCGGGGCCGAAGGAATGTTGAAAGCGATTGGGATCGCCCGGACGAACGGGATCGGCGCGGTCGCCGTCCACAATTCCAGCCATTTTGGCGCGGCGGCCTATTATGCCCACCTGGCGGCCCGGGAAGAGATGATCGGCTTAAGTTTTACCCACGCGACCGCCCATGTCCTTCCTTACGGCGGCTTGCGGCCGTTCCTGGGGAATAATCCGATCTGCCTGGTCGCGCCGTGCGAGGGGGAAGAGCCGTTTTGTCTGGACATGGCGACAACAGTAACAAACTTCAATAAGGTCCAGCAATATAAGGAACAAGGAAAGCAAATGCCGCCCGGCTGGGGAGTGGATGAAAATGGTGACGAGACAACTGATCCGAACAAACTAAGCAGTCTCCTGCCGATCGGCGGGTATAAAGGGTTCGGCTTGAGCATGATGGTCGAGATCCTCTGCGGCCTTTTGACCGGCGCTCCCTATGGCCAAAACGTCAGCCGGATGTTCGGCACGCCGCTAAGTGATAAACGACGGCTGGGTCACTTTTTTATGGCGATCAGGATCGATGCTTTTGAGGAGCCGAAAGTCTTCAAAAAGCGGCTAAAAACAATGATGGATGAACTCCGCCGGGAACCGGCGAAGGACAAGAATTTTCCGGTCATGGCTCCGGGTGATCCGGAAAAGCGCTGTTTTGCGGAGCGCTCCTTGAAGGGGATTCCTGTTCCGGAAATACTGGCAAAGGAATTAATAACTTTGGCCGAAAAACACCAATTGACAAGTTTTGACTAG
- a CDS encoding PIG-L family deacetylase, translating to MKNVLVVAAHPDDEVLGVGGTVLKHVAAGDKVYVCLVTSAYEPEWSKDYIEQKIVEQAQVDKLLGIAGRFNLDQPTVKLNTLPHGELNNKIAVVIDQVKPSIVYTHFEGDLNYDHTLIYRACAVGTRPPKTIKLLCYETLSETEWNNRAFVPNVWVGIERQIEQKIKAFEIYASEVKAPPHPRNAEGLITLAKKRGLEICADYAEAFMLIREIQR from the coding sequence ATGAAAAATGTCCTGGTGGTAGCGGCCCATCCCGATGACGAAGTATTGGGCGTCGGCGGTACGGTTTTGAAACATGTTGCCGCCGGAGATAAAGTTTATGTTTGCCTGGTGACTAGTGCCTATGAGCCGGAATGGTCGAAGGACTATATCGAGCAGAAGATCGTCGAACAGGCGCAAGTGGACAAGCTATTAGGGATCGCCGGCCGTTTTAATCTCGATCAGCCAACGGTCAAGCTCAATACGCTGCCGCACGGCGAATTGAACAATAAGATCGCGGTTGTGATCGACCAGGTTAAGCCGTCGATCGTTTATACCCATTTTGAAGGTGATCTTAATTATGACCATACTTTGATTTATCGGGCTTGCGCCGTTGGGACCCGGCCGCCGAAGACCATTAAATTGTTATGTTACGAGACCCTCTCCGAAACCGAATGGAATAACCGGGCTTTTGTCCCGAACGTTTGGGTCGGGATCGAACGGCAGATCGAGCAAAAGATCAAAGCCTTCGAGATTTATGCCTCGGAGGTTAAAGCGCCGCCGCACCCGCGCAATGCCGAAGGCCTGATCACGCTGGCCAAGAAGCGGGGCTTGGAGATTTGCGCTGATTATGCCGAGGCCTTTATGCTGATCAGGGAGATCCAGAGATAG
- a CDS encoding methyltransferase domain-containing protein: MLEKKLALLSNRFKANGRPLYRESRITRAAAGVVGEALKNGEIERLAFAACPLCQATKVTVVALKDRLGLPLETVICDNCGLVFSSAYFSDKGADRYYAKYCNQLKNDGRSAARMFADRTAPGAYAWKRFQWIKDALGEGFKKTGVVMEVGCNDGCNLYPFHQAGCQVYGCDFDEDRLGAGRAAGMELLSGGIESLQKLSLKADLLIFSHCLEHMPDVDLALQQAKELITPTGSIYIEVPGVKHWSRTRADKISDEWLVSGNDFLSFLQLEHNFCFELRTLKEFTKRNGLTAVKADEFIRAIFKRNDELASETPGKVNRGEETQDYLIAVERDWRRSNPVWLRILRTLLRGFR; encoded by the coding sequence ATGCTTGAAAAGAAACTCGCCTTGCTGTCGAACCGATTTAAGGCTAACGGACGTCCGCTCTACCGGGAAAGTCGGATCACCAGAGCGGCGGCTGGGGTGGTCGGGGAAGCGCTAAAAAATGGGGAGATCGAACGGCTGGCTTTTGCCGCCTGTCCCTTATGTCAAGCAACAAAAGTAACGGTTGTCGCTTTAAAAGACCGGCTCGGTTTGCCCCTGGAAACCGTGATCTGCGACAACTGCGGGCTAGTTTTCTCCTCCGCCTATTTCAGTGATAAGGGGGCAGATCGCTATTACGCTAAATATTGCAATCAACTGAAGAATGACGGGCGGAGCGCTGCCCGGATGTTTGCCGATCGTACCGCTCCGGGGGCGTATGCCTGGAAAAGATTTCAATGGATAAAAGACGCGCTGGGCGAAGGTTTTAAAAAGACAGGTGTCGTCATGGAGGTTGGCTGCAACGATGGCTGTAATCTTTATCCTTTCCATCAGGCCGGCTGTCAGGTTTACGGTTGCGACTTTGACGAAGACAGGCTGGGAGCGGGGAGAGCGGCCGGAATGGAGCTTTTATCCGGTGGGATCGAATCGCTCCAGAAGCTGTCGTTGAAGGCCGATCTGCTGATCTTTTCCCACTGTCTTGAGCATATGCCGGATGTTGATCTGGCTTTGCAGCAGGCGAAAGAACTGATCACTCCGACCGGCAGCATTTATATTGAAGTCCCGGGGGTAAAACATTGGAGCCGAACGCGGGCTGATAAAATATCCGACGAATGGCTGGTCAGCGGCAACGATTTCTTGTCGTTTTTACAGCTCGAACATAATTTTTGTTTTGAATTGAGGACATTAAAGGAATTCACCAAGCGGAATGGCCTGACCGCGGTTAAAGCTGATGAATTTATTCGTGCTATATTCAAAAGAAACGATGAGCTCGCGAGCGAAACTCCCGGCAAGGTCAACCGGGGAGAAGAAACCCAGGATTATTTAATAGCAGTCGAGAGGGATTGGCGAAGGAGTAATCCTGTTTGGTTAAGAATTCTTCGTACGTTATTAAGGGGTTTTAGATGA
- a CDS encoding SGNH/GDSL hydrolase family protein has product MKTFIRWLSWFVSVVKREIRLLRAPNLKKLIVYSGHDQSGIGKHYIYAPHPMTNWALNPGYENRSGMKLHTVEGFRKTDEADSVIKSFAVAAGKQKIYCFGGSTTYCTGLYELNSPWPSRLAISNDCVVANAGVGGWNTLQSLTRLISWAPLLKPNLIIVYQSKNDLTPLYNGEPSEEWAFPDYANLMGQFSSAVFKRGVFDSRRCWQANGGLTSVYGNKVTFPEKGLARCNRDYEAAIEMRYEGICNVGNILGAKVVFVPEIIQGGPYYAYMRKLHVIMKLVVAKHPHSFFVDLNGALPFNEKYFLDKMHFTELGCCLFSEVLSKSLKEKGLL; this is encoded by the coding sequence ATGAAGACATTTATCCGTTGGCTTAGTTGGTTTGTTTCGGTCGTGAAAAGAGAGATCAGGCTCTTGCGGGCGCCTAACCTCAAGAAATTGATCGTTTATTCCGGCCATGACCAATCTGGTATCGGCAAACATTATATTTACGCTCCCCATCCGATGACAAATTGGGCCTTGAACCCTGGCTATGAGAACAGGTCGGGAATGAAACTGCATACGGTCGAAGGGTTCAGGAAAACTGATGAGGCTGACTCGGTCATCAAATCTTTTGCGGTGGCCGCCGGAAAACAGAAAATATATTGCTTTGGTGGCAGCACAACTTATTGCACAGGCCTGTATGAATTAAACAGCCCATGGCCAAGCCGGCTGGCAATATCTAATGATTGTGTTGTTGCCAATGCGGGTGTCGGTGGCTGGAATACGCTCCAAAGTTTGACCAGGCTGATCAGCTGGGCGCCTCTGCTTAAGCCGAATCTTATAATTGTCTATCAGTCGAAGAATGACCTGACGCCGCTTTATAATGGGGAACCTTCGGAAGAGTGGGCTTTTCCTGATTATGCCAATTTGATGGGTCAGTTCTCAAGCGCGGTCTTCAAGCGGGGAGTATTCGACTCAAGGCGCTGCTGGCAGGCGAATGGCGGACTAACTTCAGTTTACGGCAACAAGGTGACCTTCCCAGAAAAAGGTTTGGCTCGCTGCAACCGCGATTATGAAGCGGCTATTGAGATGCGTTATGAAGGCATCTGTAACGTTGGCAATATATTGGGGGCAAAAGTAGTTTTCGTTCCGGAAATTATCCAGGGTGGGCCATATTATGCATACATGAGGAAACTGCATGTGATAATGAAGTTGGTTGTGGCAAAGCACCCTCATTCGTTCTTTGTCGATCTAAATGGAGCATTGCCGTTCAACGAAAAGTATTTTTTGGATAAAATGCATTTTACCGAGTTGGGTTGTTGCCTTTTTTCCGAAGTTTTGTCAAAATCATTAAAGGAAAAGGGGCTGTTATGA
- a CDS encoding helix-turn-helix domain-containing protein: MVVDENSVYTPQETISILKISDSTFRRLIRQGVLRVAKIGGQYRVMGREILRVLSPTLPEKVKRAYKKVILELEKKK, from the coding sequence ATGGTTGTTGATGAAAATAGTGTCTATACGCCGCAAGAAACTATCTCTATTTTAAAGATCTCCGATTCCACTTTTCGCCGCCTGATCAGGCAGGGAGTGCTTCGGGTAGCCAAGATCGGCGGGCAATACCGGGTGATGGGCCGGGAGATCCTCCGCGTGTTAAGCCCGACCTTGCCGGAAAAAGTGAAACGGGCCTACAAGAAAGTGATCCTGGAATTAGAGAAGAAAAAATGA
- a CDS encoding carbamoyltransferase N-terminal domain-containing protein: MNKKPLVLGISAFFHDSAAVLVEDGEIISAVQEERFTRTKFDSSFPVNAINFCFEQRGVGAAEIDTIAFYDEPQLKLDRLIETLTAFAPLRVKANAGKVRDFLARKYFLEEIIATKLPAFKGEIFVSRHHLSHAASAFYPSPFEKAAIIVVDAMGEWSCSSIGLGEGAKIELLKEQRFPHSVGLLYSAFTQFLGFKVNSGEYKVMGLAPYGTPKYANLIKDKLVEINDDGSIKLNTEYFDFMTGRRMISRNFQRLFNAPERRPEGPLTERDADVASSIQKVVEEIMGKIVRQAVRLTGQKKVAMAGGVALNCVVNGKLLKSDIVEDLWIQPAAGDAGGALGAALLAHYNLFGRERKADGKNDSQKGSFLGPAFSGETIKKILDLHGFVYDEVGESELPARLCNLIAGGKVIGIFQGKMEFGPRALGARSIIGDARDPDMQKKMNLKIKYRESFRPFAPVVLAEEAAEWFEIKTESPYMLITAQVAAAKLVPGYDNDRSGIGSINKVRSIIPAVTHVDCSARVQTVDRQRGPYLHRLLEAFKGKTGCPVMVNTSFNVRGEPIVGAPIDALRCFMNTEMDYLVLERFILDKQKQKKQLIESEFKAGLSFD, translated from the coding sequence ATGAATAAAAAACCATTAGTCCTAGGGATATCGGCGTTTTTTCATGATTCAGCGGCGGTGCTTGTTGAAGACGGTGAAATAATCTCGGCCGTCCAGGAAGAGCGCTTTACCCGAACTAAATTTGACAGTTCCTTCCCGGTGAACGCCATTAATTTTTGTTTTGAACAACGAGGCGTGGGAGCGGCAGAGATCGATACAATTGCCTTTTATGATGAACCACAACTTAAACTGGATCGGTTAATTGAAACGCTGACCGCTTTCGCACCGTTAAGAGTTAAAGCTAATGCGGGGAAAGTTCGTGATTTCCTGGCCAGGAAATATTTTCTCGAAGAGATCATCGCCACTAAGCTGCCGGCTTTCAAGGGCGAGATTTTTGTTTCCCGTCACCATCTCAGCCATGCTGCTTCGGCCTTTTACCCGTCACCATTCGAGAAAGCGGCTATCATTGTGGTAGATGCGATGGGTGAATGGTCTTGCTCAAGCATTGGCCTGGGCGAAGGGGCTAAGATAGAACTGCTCAAAGAACAGCGTTTCCCCCATTCCGTCGGCCTTCTTTATAGTGCCTTTACCCAATTCCTGGGTTTTAAGGTGAACTCCGGTGAATATAAGGTGATGGGACTCGCCCCGTATGGCACGCCAAAATACGCCAATTTGATCAAAGACAAATTGGTTGAGATAAATGATGATGGTTCGATAAAGCTGAATACGGAATATTTTGATTTTATGACCGGACGAAGGATGATCAGCCGAAATTTCCAGCGGTTGTTTAACGCGCCTGAGAGACGGCCGGAAGGGCCGCTGACGGAACGGGATGCCGATGTTGCGAGTTCGATTCAAAAAGTGGTTGAAGAGATAATGGGAAAGATCGTCAGGCAGGCGGTCAGGCTTACCGGGCAGAAAAAAGTGGCCATGGCTGGTGGTGTTGCCTTGAATTGTGTTGTTAATGGTAAATTATTGAAATCTGATATTGTTGAGGATCTATGGATACAGCCCGCTGCCGGCGATGCCGGAGGAGCGCTAGGCGCCGCCCTGTTGGCTCATTATAATCTGTTTGGCAGAGAACGAAAGGCCGATGGGAAAAATGACTCGCAGAAGGGATCATTTTTGGGGCCGGCTTTTTCCGGAGAAACGATCAAAAAAATTCTTGATCTGCACGGTTTTGTTTATGATGAAGTCGGCGAAAGTGAATTGCCGGCTCGCCTCTGCAATTTAATTGCTGGCGGCAAGGTGATCGGCATCTTCCAAGGAAAGATGGAATTTGGACCGCGGGCGCTGGGTGCCCGGAGCATAATCGGCGACGCGCGCGATCCTGACATGCAAAAAAAGATGAATTTGAAGATAAAATACCGGGAATCATTTCGACCGTTTGCCCCGGTTGTTCTGGCGGAAGAAGCGGCAGAGTGGTTTGAGATCAAGACAGAAAGCCCTTATATGCTTATTACGGCTCAGGTGGCTGCGGCAAAGCTGGTTCCTGGATATGATAATGACCGATCCGGTATCGGCTCAATAAACAAAGTCAGGTCGATAATCCCGGCAGTGACCCATGTTGATTGTTCGGCTAGGGTCCAAACAGTCGACAGGCAAAGGGGGCCATATTTGCATAGACTTTTGGAGGCATTTAAGGGAAAGACCGGGTGTCCTGTTATGGTCAATACCTCTTTTAATGTCCGCGGCGAGCCGATCGTTGGCGCGCCAATCGATGCTTTGCGTTGTTTTATGAACACCGAGATGGATTATTTGGTCTTGGAACGGTTCATTTTAGACAAACAAAAGCAGAAAAAGCAATTGATCGAAAGTGAATTCAAGGCAGGATTGTCATTTGATTAA
- the neuB gene encoding N-acetylneuraminate synthase: MKAKSGVKMIKIGDRKIGFDQPVFIIAEAGVNHDGSLNAAKKLIDTAKAAGADAVKFQTFRAAALATMTAPKAGYQKRTTAGGSQQEMLKKLELSGADFRKLSAYCRRRGIMFLSTPFDLESADLLNRLGLSAFKISSGDLTNLPFLRQIASYRKPLLLSTGMATLAEVRSAVECVRSAGSYQLALLHCTSNYPTRPVDVNLRAMATMSKEFNVPVGYSDHTEGIGIAVAAVALGAAIIEKHFTLDKTLPGPDHQASLEPKELAALISAVRQVEAALGNGKKEPRRSERAVAKVTRKSLVAARDIPGGTKLTRELLAIKRPGTGIKPKDLPKMIGRTARRNIRKDSLLNWKQVAT; this comes from the coding sequence GTGAAAGCTAAATCGGGCGTCAAAATGATCAAGATCGGCGATCGGAAGATCGGGTTCGATCAACCGGTCTTTATCATCGCGGAGGCCGGGGTCAACCATGACGGGAGCCTTAACGCGGCCAAAAAACTGATCGACACGGCCAAAGCGGCCGGGGCCGATGCCGTTAAGTTCCAGACCTTCCGGGCGGCGGCGCTGGCGACGATGACCGCGCCTAAGGCCGGTTATCAGAAAAGAACGACCGCGGGCGGCTCCCAGCAGGAGATGCTTAAAAAACTGGAGCTGTCCGGCGCTGATTTTCGCAAGTTGTCCGCCTATTGCCGGCGGCGGGGGATAATGTTCCTCTCGACGCCGTTCGACCTGGAAAGCGCCGACCTGCTTAACCGCTTAGGTCTGTCGGCTTTCAAGATCAGTTCCGGTGACTTGACCAACCTCCCTTTTCTCCGGCAGATCGCTTCTTATCGAAAACCGTTGCTTCTCTCAACCGGGATGGCGACTTTGGCGGAGGTCCGGTCGGCGGTTGAGTGCGTGAGATCAGCGGGAAGCTATCAATTGGCCTTGCTGCACTGTACTTCCAATTACCCGACCAGGCCGGTTGATGTCAATCTGCGGGCGATGGCGACGATGAGCAAAGAGTTTAATGTCCCGGTTGGCTACTCCGATCATACCGAAGGGATCGGGATTGCCGTGGCGGCTGTGGCGCTTGGCGCCGCCATCATCGAGAAACACTTTACGCTCGATAAAACTCTGCCGGGGCCGGACCACCAGGCTTCGCTGGAACCGAAAGAATTAGCCGCCCTAATTTCGGCGGTCCGGCAAGTTGAGGCGGCCCTGGGGAACGGGAAAAAAGAACCGCGGCGGTCAGAGCGGGCGGTCGCAAAAGTCACCCGAAAAAGCCTAGTTGCCGCCCGCGATATTCCCGGCGGGACTAAGCTGACCAGGGAACTGCTAGCCATCAAACGGCCGGGAACCGGGATCAAACCGAAAGATCTGCCAAAAATGATCGGCCGGACCGCCCGGCGCAACATCAGAAAAGATTCGTTATTAAATTGGAAGCAGGTGGCGACATGA